The window ACAAAGGTTCCCCGCCATTGGAGGCCTTGGGGATTCATACGGATCAACACATCAATATATCTCGCCCCCACAGCAATCTTTTTTATTTCAATACTCTCATCATAAAAGAGCGCAATGCCGGCACCTTTTCCAATGTCGGGTTGCGTGATACAATGACGGAGCCCTAGCCTCCACTTTAGACCACTGACATACTTATTGTTTTGTCGAGTTTCAGAGATGAAGACGAGCTTGGGGTTATACGTGAAAGAATTGGTGGAAGCGTATGCCTCTTGGCAGGGACGTGTTCGTGTTATATAGCATAAGATTATAGAGATTGGCCGGTGGTTATTAGTCTTGACCTCTACTCCAAGTCATACACAAGATAGAGAGATAAGAATCAATCTAGCCTAACCACCGGCCTGGTTTACAACAGAACTCACGCACACAATAACGTTACAGGTTGTCACGTCCTCTACAAGCCTATCGTCTAACATCCTCCCTCAATCTCAACATGTCAAGGTTTAGATTGTTCTTGAAGGCTTGGAATTTCCGGATTTGAAGTGGTTTAGTGAAACCATCAGCAACTTGGTCTCCTGTTGGAATAAACTTTATCTCTAGTAACTTGCGAGCAACTCTTTCTCGAACAAAATGAAAATCAATCTCTATGTGTTTAGTCCTTGCATGGAACAGAGGATTTGCAGACAGATATGTTGCTCCAAGGTTGTCACACCACAGATATGACACATGTGGTCTATAGATGCCCAACTCATCAAGTAATGTTTCAACCCACATTACCTCAGCTGTTGCATTTGGCAGGGACTTGTATTCTGCTTCCGTACTAGATCGTGAGACAGTAGCTTGTTTCTTGGCAGTCCAAGATATTAGATTAGAACCAAGAAAAACAGCAAAACCCCCTGTTGACCTCCTGTCATCTGGGcatcctgcccagtctgcatcagaaaagGCACTCACTGTTGTTGAGGGAGATTTGCAAATTGTTAGTCCAATTCCAGCACTACCTTGAATATACCTCAATATTCTTTTTACAGCTGTCCAATGAGAAGAGGTAGGTGCATGCAAAAATTGACAGACCTTGTTGACAGAAAAAGATATATCAGGTCTTGTCAGTGTTAGATATTGAAGTGCCCCAACTATGCTTCGATATCTGGTTCCCTCCTCTGGACTTAACAATTTTCCTTCATATAGTGATAATTGTTCAGTGGTTGACATAGGTGTGCTTGACGGTTTACATTCGTTCATTCCCACACGCTTTAGTATGTCTAAGGCATACTTTTCTTGTGTgagcaagatgccacttcctatctTCTTCACTTCTATACCTAGGAAGTAATGAAGCTCCCCCAAATCTTTGAGTGCAAAGTCACTTTTTAAATTCTTTAATAGTGCTGAAGTGGCTTCTTGTGATGAACTAGCTacaatgatgtcatcaacataaatcaACATAAACATGATCACCTTTCCTTTCCTGAAGATGAACAGTGAAGTATCTCCTTTTGATGGACGAAAACCAAGTTGTTGCAGCTTCAAGCTTAACCTTGAGTACCATGCTCTCGGTGCTTGTTTCAGACCATATAAAGCCTTGTCCAATTTACACACATGATGTGGTTTGGAGCCATCCTCAAAACCAGGTGGCTGTCTCATATAGACCTCTTCCTCGAGAACGCCGTGTAAGAACGCATTCTGTACATCCAATTGGCgaagactccatcccctggaaacaACAATAGATAGAACAAGTCTAATAGTAGCAGCTTTCACAACTGGACTAAAAGTGTCCTCATAATCAATGTCGTAGCATTGTTTAAACCCTTTAGCTACTAACCTAGCCTTATACCTATCTATTGTTCCATCGGCTTTCTTTTTAATTTTATACACCCACTTGCAATCTATAATATTCATAAGCCTTATAAGGAACTAGATGCCAGGTTTGATTTTTCATTAGTGCATCAAATTCACTATTCATGGCATTCTTCCATTTTTCACTGTGTAAAGCTTCTAGCACATTTTCTGGCTCACCAGTAGCAGCAAAGCCCGTAAACTTAAAGTTCTTGTTATACCTGACCGTCCCATCTTTGGGCACCAATGGTTTTGTAATACCTCGTTGTGACCGAGTCACCCGTGTGGTTATAGTACTGGGTTGATTTGTCGCCgcagaagatccagcagcatgcacAGGAGATCCACCTCGTACTGTCTCAGGTGAATTCCCAGGTGAATCCCCTCCGGTAGATGCGCTGTCCCCTGCCCTTGGATCCGCCGCGCGTGGGGCAGAGGAGGACGCCCTATGAGGAGGCGACACTTGGCCGGGGCCCCGCAGGACGCTGTCGGTCTCATCATTATGTCGCGCGTCGGGTGTCCCGTAACCAGCCGACTCGCTCCAGCTGTTGCGTGGCGACAACTGCAGACCGGCCCCGCGCGAGGCCCCGCCCGACCGCGCCGCTTCTTCTGATTGCGTGTCGTGCGCGGGGGGGCTGGGACCCGATGGCGTCAGAGGATCAGCCCCGGGATCCGCACCAGCAACAGCCGGCCCACCTGCGCCAAATCTCTCGGGATCAGCACCGTCAGCCGGATCGTCCTTGTGTTCAGCGCCAGTACAAACTCGGTTCTGCATAAAATCGCACGGCAGAGCAGCAATTTTTTTTACTGCTTCCATTAGTAGCATCAGGATAACTATTAGCCAATTGATCATCTGCACATTTTTCGCCCCCGTGATCGGTTGGATTTAGAAGCTCCGGAGACAAAAGAAGGATTTCGGCCCGAAGGCGAGCGGCGGCGTTTGGGtgtaaggcggcaaagggaaacacTGCCTCATCAAAGACTACATCTCTGAAGATATAAACCCGTCCTGTGGATATGTCAAGACACTTAAACCCCTTGTGAAGATTACTATAACCTAGAAAGGCACACTGTTTTGAACGGAATTGAAGTTTATGAGTATTATATGGACGTAAGTTtggccaacaagcacacccaaagACACGTAGAGATGAGTAGTTGGGTTTCTCGTGGCATAACCTTTCGAGGGGAGTTTTAAAGTTGATAACTTTACTCGGTAATCTGTTGATGAGATAGGTAGCCGCAATGAGGGCCTCATCCCAAAATTTGAGAGGCATGCATGCTTGAGCTAGAAGAGAGAGTCCAACCTCGACAATATGTCGATGTTTACGTTCTGCTGACCCATTTTGCTGGTGTGCGTGAGGACAAGAAACATGATGAGATATGCCAACCTTGGTAAAAAAGGAATTTAGTTTCACATATTCTCCACCCCAGTCGGTTTGGAGAGCAAGGATTTTACGATCAAATTGTCTCTCAACAAGGTTTTGGAAGTCATGAAATTTTTGAAAAACTTCTGACTTATGTTTGACTAGGTAGATCCATGTGAACTTACTGAAATCATCGATGAAGCTCACATAGTATTTTTTTTTCTACCTACGGATTCAACTGCTGGTCCCCACACATCAGAAAAGATAAGTTCCAAAGGAAATTTTGATTCACTTATTGATTTTGGATAGGGCAACTGATGGCTTTTGCCACGTTGACAGGAATCACAAACAGAATCATCAACTAACTTAACACATGGAAgcttattatggctaattattttgCTAACAATAGAAGATGAAGGATGCCCTAGGCGCCGGTGCCACCTATCCGAGGAGGGAGTGGCACTGAGCACATGCTTCTTGGCGCCTTGCTCCATGTGTTTGACAGGGTATAATCCTCTCCTACCCCTGCCTTGCAGCAGAACTCTCTTCGATCCCCGATCCTTTACAAAAAACGAATGAGGGTGAATCTCAACAAATGTATCGTTGTCAATGGAAAGACGGCTCGCAGAGATAAGACTCTTGTCTGCCTCGGGTACATGTAAGACATCTTTAAGGAGAAGATCACGTTCAGGGGTGGAAATATGAGATTGACCAATATGAGCTATAGTCATACCTGAGCCACTCGCCGTGTGTATCTGATCTTCTCCGGTGTATCGGTCTCGAACCGTGAGCTTCTCAAGGTCACCTGTGATGTGGTTTGTAGCACCACTATCCATGTACCAATTGGTGTCGACTCCGTACTGGGGAGCCACCATGTTTGCCGAGCGCTCCTCTCCTCCTTGGTATGAGGAGTCATACCTCTTCCAGCATTTCCATGCCGGGTGCCCTATCTTGCCGCAGATTTGACAGGTCGGCTTGGCAGAGGGATTGTTGGAGTagttcccgccgccgccgccgttgccatgGTTGCCTCCGTTCCCACGGTTTGGTGGGTTGGGTGACTTGGGGAAGTTTCCGCGGGCGCGGTCACCACCGCCGCCGGCCTGTTTGTTGGGGAAGTTCCGGCCGCGGTCACCACCGCCGCCGTTGTTCTTGTTGAAGCGGCCGCGAGTCACGGCGTTTGTAGATGACTGAGAGGATCCGCCACGTAGACTCATGCGAGTCTCGAAGCTTAGCAGCTGTGAGTACAGCTCCGGGACGGTGACTGGTTCGACCCTGGAGCACATGGCCGAGACCACCGGGTCAAACTCCTCATCGAGTCCAGCAAGGATGTGAGAAacaacatcttcttcatcaacctTCTTCCCTGAAGCCATTAGTTCATCACACAAAGCTCTAATCTTACCAACGTAATCTGTGATGCTGCTGTTGCCCTTCTGGAGGTTTGCCAGGGCGATCCGGACGTTGACCGTCCGTGCACGCGTGTGCGAGGCCAGCATGCCTTGCACCGTGTTCCACAGCTCCGCTGCGGTGTGGCACGTAGCCACCTGAATTGCCATCTCACGCGGGAGCGAGGTCAGCAGATAAGAGAATACCTGCTGATCCCTCGCGTACCACGTGGAGAACTCCGGGTTGGGACCTTTGGACTTGGTCTTGCCGTCGGTGCTGGTGACCTCAATGGTCTGGGGCGGCACCACCTGCTCGACGTCGAGGAACTCCGCCATCTGAGCCCCCTTGATTGCCGACAGGACAGTGGCGCGCCATAGAGCTTCGTTCCCTCTCGTGAGCTTCTCTGTTGCGGCATGCACAaatggagaggaggggaaggaagtgGAAGAGCTTGCCATGGATGATGTTGAGGCCTGCTTTGATACCATGAAAGAATTGGTGGAAGCGTATGCCTCTTGGCAGGGACGTGTTCGTGTTATATAGCATAAGATTACAGAGATTGGCCGGTGGTTATTAGtcttgacatctactccaagtcatACACAAGATAGAGAGATAAGGATCAATCTAGCCTAACCACCGGCCTGGTTTACAACAGAACTCACGCACACAATAACGTTACAGGTTGTCACGTCCTCTACAAGCCTATCGTCTAACAATACGTGTGCATGAGACACACGAGTTCTTGAACTGTGCGAGGCTGCCCGAGTCCTCGACAGTTCCAGCTGAGGATGGTTCCTTGTTTGTTTGATTTCTGCTGCTCATCCCTCCAACCTGCTGAATTCTTACCATGTGTTTGTGAACTGATCTTCTTTCCTCTGTCAGGCGGATCACTCGGTTGAGACTTGCGAACCCAAACCTTCTCCCTCCTGTGCTCCAAGCCCTTCTCTGCCATTGTCCTCCCATATGAGCATCATTGACTGCATTCAATTTTCTTTCTACATCAACACAAGCAGCTTCATGAGGTGTCTTtacgaaaagaaaagaaacaataaGCGACGTGTGCTTGTCTCCTCAGTTTAAGATCTAAGGTGTTTTTTCCGGCTAGTAACAGCAAGACACAAAACGCCTGTTTTATTTGAGAAAACTGAATGTCATAGCTGAAATTTGTATTCAGAAGGACACTCATCTTGGAAATTGATTTGATGGGAAATACTGGAGTGAAACATTATACTTCATCGGCGACATTAAGAGTGATCTGGGTTAAAATGTCCATATTGCCCTCCTAACTCAGATGCCACATATAAGAGAAGAGGAAAACATGTCCCAGTAGCAAAATAGCAGTTGGCAAAGTAGCACGGGATGATTTGTGATTTTTTTGTTGACCAATGGACAATTCTACAACCGTTTTACTGAACTAAAATTGAGTCATCTGCAGTTTTAGAACACCGATGAATACTGATGAAAAAACACATATAAATTCAGAGAACGTTTCTGCATAACCAACAGAAAATAGAATAACAGGAGGATCACTCCCCGCTCCATTTTCATGAGGAAGCCCGTGATCAGAGGCACCAAGTACAGTGTTCCAATGCCAAAAGCAGTACTGAAAATATTACAGAACAGAATCATGATACATTAAACTCTCAGAGATAACATCTGGTAGGATCAAAACAGTCTGCAAACTGTAGCTCCTCTTCAGAAAAAGAGATAGTGGTCTTCTCGTGAACTTGATGTAGGTCTTCTCCTAGAGACAACATCTACAGTAGGATCTAAACAGTTGGCAAACTGGACTGCACACCGTCATGGTGGTATAGGTCTTCTCCTGAACTTGAGCAAGCGTTTGTGGGTTTGCAGGTAAAGGAGGCCAGCGGTAGCTGTCCAATTTTGCTGTAGGGCTGCAGAGGAGCTGGGTAGCAGCAGTGATCTTCACATCAGATAGTAGTATGTTCAAATTAACAAGCACaatctgccccctccccccccccccccaggggggaCTTGATCAGGGTGGACAGACCGCATGAAACGCAATGAAGGCGGGATGGAATCACCGACTTGTTTTGACCGTGTTGCGTGGTACCAGTACCATGAGTTTTTCAGCAATTTCGGCACCCATTCGGCAAAAAACCTAAACAAAAGTTAGTGAAAAATCATCATCAAATTTCTTGCTGCGAAAATTAGTATGCAACAAGTTGGTGGTGGCCAGAAGGTACAAACATATCAAGAGATGCGGCCAAGATCATTGCATTCATATTCATCACCTTCTACTAGCCACACAGACcgatggaacaacaacacgagcattCAGACGGTCGATTGCTTGTGTCCTTGATGAATCAGTCAGACGGTCAATTGATTTTCATCCCATCGAATGTTCCCGATTTTTTGATTTTTGACATGGGATATTTAGCGGCAATCAATGAAATGTGTTTTGCTTCCCTAAAAAATTATGTTCTGCTTCGGCACATCACCTTTTGTTCAACAAAAAAAAAAGGCACAAAATAGGAGTGTGAAAAGCTTGTGAATCTAAAAGTAAAGTCAGCGATCAATGCGAGGAGGAAAATCAATGAGAAGGTTTGTTTGTTAAGATAACCCATAAGATGATTACAATTCAGATGTTAGCCAACTCATGGAAGCCTTGAGCACACCTCATCAGAGAGGAGAAAAACATGTCCCGGTAGCAAAGTAGCAGGTGACAAATTTAGTACGTACTACAGGTTAGCCAACTTTTATGTTGAGCAATGGGCAATTCTATAACCATTTGACTGCACTAAAATTATGCCACCTGCAGAGTTTTCGAAGACAGATGAGTATGAATGATGAAAAGACACTTAAATTAGAGAACGTCTCTGCATAACCAAAATTTTGTGAATAACAGGAGGCTCACTCACGGCTCCATTTTCATTATGAAGCCCATGATCGGACACTAAGTACAGCGTTCCAACGCCGAAAAGCGGTACTTAAAGTACTGCAAAACAGAATCATGATACATCAAGGCATCAGACATCTAGGATCTAGACAGCAGCCGCTGATTGCAACGCCTCTTCAGATAGAGACAGTGGCACAGATGGCGCTCGTGGGGTTGAGATTGGACTGCAGGAGGTGGGTGGCAGCAGCGGTATTCGTATCCCCGACTCTACGACTAACGAGCTGGAATCGCGAACTCCTTTTGACTTTGGACCTCCGAGCGCCCCCCGTGGTATGAATTTTTTGGAGCCCATTCAGCAAGAAAATCAAAATGAAAATTACTGAAAGAGTCCACGTCGACGTTCTTGCTGATAAATTTTGGAATGTACAGGAACAAGCCAGAAGGTACAATCATAGCGAGATGCGATACATATATTTCCATTGCATTCAGATTCATTTCTTGCAAGAACCAACAATTTCGATTGCATTCAGATCCATCGCCTTCCACTAACTACACAGATCGACGGAACAACAACGCACGCACCCAGAAACGAAACCATAGCAGAGGAACAGCAGCATCCAGCAGAGTCGACTCGATGGAGCAGCAGCGGGCGCAGGTCAGCCGCCGAATCCGTAGAGGGTGCGACCCTGTCGCTTGAGCGCGTAGACGACGTCCATGGCGGTGACGGTCTTGCGGCGAGCGTGCTCGGTGTAGGTGACGGCGTCGCGGATGACGTTCTCCAGGAAGATCTTGAGCACGCCGcgggtctcctcgtagatgagcCCCGAGATGCGCTTCACGCCGCCCCGGCGCGCCAGGCGCCGgatcgccggcttggtgatgccctGGATGTTGTCCCGCAGCACCTTCCGGTGGCGCTTGGCGCCGCCCTTGCCGAGGCCCTTCCCGCCCTTGCCACGACCGGACATCTTGGAGCTGACTGAGATGCAAATGGAGGAGGAGCGGTGGTGGCGGCTGCTGCTGGTGGTGAGAGTGGGGAAGAATGGAAGGGGGATTTAACAAGCGAGGAGGGTGCAGCCTGCCGTCGGATCCATACACAAGTGGACGGTCAAGATGGCGATCCGGGGAGAGATGGCGCGGATCGCTGACATGGATCGCAAATTTCATCTTGCGttgaggctagtcatagtgggagtaacataagactAGCCACGGTGGGAGTAACttcggtagtaacatcgagtccaactcagcaaatttgcttatgtgacagtgagttaatgaggagagatgtagtactagtaacttagctagttactgtaacatcacatgtcccaatgcaatatgagtctataacctaataaatgaagctttgcatgttaccacacttatgttactacccactattgaggtagtaacatagtctagggatatgtgtatgttactactgtatgttactctccattgtggctagtctaagtagtaacatagatgtcacataagcaaaaaagatgatgtgtcatgtaattaaagaggaaagagacaaatagagtaacataatatgttaccataacATAGCGGTTCCCaatacaaaatgagtctacaaagcaataaatgaagaCATGTATGTTACTACACCTATGACACTTctcactatgaagatagtaacatggactagtaacatatgtatgttactagtctaagttactttccactatgaccagcctgaggCGGGAGGCGCTGAGAAGAATTGGAATTGTTAGAATTAACTAGCAaatatgtccgtgcgttgcaacggaagacaaaaattatggctaaccaaataagtatgactcaatatCCTGATATATGAGCATACTCTATTTTAACACAGTGGTTCACCATGTTGCCATTTTTCTCTCACCCTAGCCGATGATGGTCTTGATGTCCACGTGGTCACAATGCATTCGACGTGGTAAATCCCAAGTCTATGAGTTTGCCAGTGCATGCCACACTTGTCACTATGTTGCGCAAGGGAATGTTTAAAACTTTCAAAATAAATCTCGTTGACCACAAACTACTCCCAACGccaagacatataaagactttTGAAAAACTAATTAAATCCTAGATATAAAATACTTTTGAATCAGTGAACAGTTTTCCGAATCGACAAACATTTTcttttgaaattttttattttctcaaaaaaaaaaatcatgaacattgctTTTGtttacaaaaaataaataaatgcatGAACCGGTTTcgaattcattaacattttttgtCTCAACAAACAATTTCTGagtcgatgaactttttaaaaaaattggggaacaaattttaaaaaacaaatatttatttttatttttgtgaacattttctaaaatgtcaTGTATATTTTTTTCAGATTCCGAATATGTTTCCAATACACGgtcattttttcaaaatcatgaacatgattttatttcccAAGCATTTTTCCCAAATTGtgaatttttttataattttgcgCACATTTTTGCAAAACCACCAATATTTTTTGAATCTCTaatatttttatgattttttaaacattttctaaattcacatattttttatgattttctcaaactttttttttgaaaagtcGCAACTTTACAATATTAAAATTCtaaattaatttaaagaagaaagaaaacagaatgagAAAAGAACGACAAAAAAGCCCGCACATGGATAGGACATGCGTGAGAAAAGAACGATAAAAGATGCGATAGGACATGCGTGAGAAAAGAACGATAAAAGATGCGGAAGCTGGGGATCGAACCCCGGTCTCGGCGCTAGACGAGCGATCGCCCAAtcacaaatatttatttttatttttgtgaacattttctaaaatgtcaTGTACATTTTTTCAGATTCCGAATATGTTTCCAATACACGGTCTTTTTTacaaaatcatgaacatgattttatttcccgaccatttttcccaaattgtgattttttttataattttgcgCACATTTTTGCAAAACCACCAATATTTTTTGAATCTCTaatatttttatgattttttaaacattttataaattcacatattttttatgattttctcaaactttttttttgaaaagttgcAACTTTAGAATATTAAAATTCcaaattaatttaaagaagaaagaaaacataATGAGAAAAGAACGACAAA is drawn from Triticum dicoccoides isolate Atlit2015 ecotype Zavitan chromosome 6B, WEW_v2.0, whole genome shotgun sequence and contains these coding sequences:
- the LOC119326528 gene encoding histone H4 produces the protein MSGRGKGGKGLGKGGAKRHRKVLRDNIQGITKPAIRRLARRGGVKRISGLIYEETRGVLKIFLENVIRDAVTYTEHARRKTVTAMDVVYALKRQGRTLYGFGG